In Bacillus alveayuensis, one genomic interval encodes:
- a CDS encoding short-chain fatty acids transporter (product_source=KO:K02106; cog=COG2031; ko=KO:K02106; pfam=PF02667; tigrfam=TIGR00366; transmembrane_helix_parts=Inside_1_39,TMhelix_40_59,Outside_60_73,TMhelix_74_96,Inside_97_116,TMhelix_117_139,Outside_140_158,TMhelix_159_181,Inside_182_201,TMhelix_202_221,Outside_222_263,TMhelix_264_281,Inside_282_289,TMhelix_290_309,Outside_310_328,TMhelix_329_351,Inside_352_362,TMhelix_363_385,Outside_386_412,TMhelix_413_432,Inside_433_438,TMhelix_439_458,Outside_459_459) has product METNVQKKFQQTQLNDQKNNPLSKIVLFFAKIAEKWLPDAFVFAVILTVITFLGGMIVNQKSPIEMVTYWGDGMWALLTFTAQIITTFVMSYALALTKPVSRILEKIASMCKSPNSAILLVTFTSLAASLISWAFGLVVAGIMAKLVARKVHDVDYRVLVAAGYSGFILWEGGLSSSPALFVATKDHIFQDQIGIIPTSETLFSALNLTIVVIVFLTLPFIMKWIHPAKKEDRFLIDPKLLDDTLEEEDQKTNYANDKLEKSRLITVVGGILGLSYLAIHFSKNGFSLDLNTVNLMFLTLVLLLFGNVRELGKGLLKSSSSVGQFALQYPFYAGIMGMITASGLAEWLSNLFIKISTGETLPLFMFWSAGFLNMFIPSGGGQWAVQAPIAIPAALEMGVDPAKIVLAIAWGDAWTNMIQPFWAIPLLAIAGLRVRDIMGFTTVTLVYVGIVTSIFMLVL; this is encoded by the coding sequence ATGGAAACAAATGTACAAAAAAAATTTCAACAAACACAACTGAACGATCAGAAAAATAATCCCCTTTCTAAAATCGTCCTCTTTTTTGCGAAAATAGCAGAAAAATGGCTGCCAGATGCATTTGTTTTTGCTGTCATTCTTACCGTCATTACCTTTTTAGGCGGAATGATCGTCAATCAAAAAAGTCCGATCGAGATGGTTACTTATTGGGGCGATGGGATGTGGGCCTTATTAACATTTACTGCGCAAATTATTACTACTTTTGTTATGAGCTATGCTTTAGCTTTAACGAAGCCAGTTTCACGTATACTCGAAAAAATTGCAAGTATGTGTAAATCTCCTAATTCGGCCATATTGCTCGTTACATTTACTTCATTGGCTGCTTCCTTAATTAGCTGGGCTTTCGGATTAGTGGTGGCAGGTATTATGGCAAAACTAGTTGCGAGGAAGGTTCACGATGTTGATTATCGTGTACTTGTTGCAGCTGGATATTCTGGCTTTATTTTATGGGAAGGCGGCCTTTCATCATCTCCTGCTTTATTCGTGGCGACGAAAGATCATATTTTTCAGGATCAAATTGGGATCATTCCTACTTCAGAAACGTTGTTCTCTGCTCTCAACCTAACCATTGTTGTCATCGTCTTTTTAACATTGCCTTTTATTATGAAATGGATCCATCCAGCCAAAAAGGAAGATCGATTTTTAATTGATCCAAAATTGCTTGATGATACGCTCGAAGAAGAAGATCAAAAAACCAATTACGCAAACGATAAATTAGAAAAAAGCCGTCTCATCACCGTAGTTGGAGGCATTTTAGGATTATCTTATTTAGCTATTCATTTTTCTAAAAATGGTTTTTCTCTCGACTTGAATACGGTCAATCTAATGTTTTTAACCCTAGTGCTCCTATTATTCGGGAATGTCCGCGAGCTTGGAAAAGGGTTGTTAAAATCTTCTAGCAGTGTCGGACAATTTGCTTTACAATACCCCTTTTATGCAGGCATTATGGGAATGATCACCGCCTCTGGGTTAGCCGAATGGCTTTCAAACCTTTTTATTAAAATTTCAACAGGCGAAACACTCCCGTTATTCATGTTTTGGTCAGCTGGATTTTTAAATATGTTTATCCCATCAGGAGGGGGACAATGGGCCGTACAGGCGCCCATTGCCATTCCAGCAGCACTTGAAATGGGTGTTGATCCAGCGAAAATTGTATTGGCGATTGCATGGGGAGACGCTTGGACGAATATGATTCAGCCATTTTGGGCAATCCCTCTTCTTGCGATCGCAGGTTTAAGAGTTCGAGATATTATGGGGTTTACGACCGTCACCCTCGTTTATGTAGGAATTGTGACCTCCATTTTCATGTTAGTTTTATAA
- a CDS encoding putative membrane protein YkvI (product_source=COG3949; cog=COG3949; superfamily=81502; transmembrane_helix_parts=Inside_1_6,TMhelix_7_29,Outside_30_32,TMhelix_33_55,Inside_56_77,TMhelix_78_100,Outside_101_109,TMhelix_110_132,Inside_133_138,TMhelix_139_161,Outside_162_186,TMhelix_187_209,Inside_210_215,TMhelix_216_238,Outside_239_257,TMhelix_258_280,Inside_281_299,TMhelix_300_322,Outside_323_325,TMhelix_326_343,Inside_344_362): MKQSIQIAGAFIGLIVGAGFASGQEILQFFTSFGWLGILGTMLATLLFAFLGMNLTQLGSKMQTTSHKAVIYSICGRYLGVVVDMMITFFLFGVLVVMIAGAGSIFEQQFGVPSIVGSIFMTIITILTVSLNIHKVISMIGLITPFLLVLVVIISGYSLATMEHSLLDTNQLIDQQYAAASNWGLGALLYVSYNIAAGAAMLVVMGGAVKDEKTAGLGGILGGIGLGVLILLINLGMLAKVETIMGVDMPMLYLANELSPIVGMFMSIILLGMIYNTAVGMLYAFSARIVKPQHDKFKMFVALFGTTAFAASFIGFITLVGTVYPLMGYLGFTLIAAIVIAWIKEIQNKRKSPVGINGSSRF, translated from the coding sequence ATGAAGCAAAGTATTCAAATTGCTGGTGCATTTATTGGTCTAATCGTTGGTGCAGGGTTTGCCTCTGGTCAAGAAATATTACAATTTTTCACGAGCTTTGGCTGGCTAGGGATTTTAGGCACGATGTTAGCTACTCTTCTTTTTGCTTTTTTAGGGATGAATTTAACCCAACTAGGCAGCAAAATGCAGACAACTTCTCATAAAGCTGTCATTTATAGCATTTGCGGGCGCTATCTTGGCGTGGTTGTCGATATGATGATTACGTTTTTCTTATTTGGTGTTTTAGTTGTGATGATTGCAGGGGCTGGTTCTATTTTTGAACAGCAGTTTGGAGTCCCAAGTATCGTTGGGAGTATTTTCATGACGATCATCACGATCTTAACGGTTTCTTTAAATATCCATAAGGTGATCTCCATGATCGGCCTCATCACTCCATTTTTACTTGTACTCGTTGTGATCATTTCGGGTTATTCTTTGGCTACGATGGAACATAGTTTATTGGATACAAACCAATTAATTGATCAACAATATGCCGCTGCGTCTAACTGGGGATTAGGAGCACTTTTATACGTTTCCTATAACATTGCAGCAGGAGCGGCCATGCTAGTGGTCATGGGGGGAGCTGTAAAAGATGAAAAAACAGCCGGATTAGGAGGAATATTAGGAGGAATAGGATTAGGCGTTCTAATATTATTGATTAATCTCGGGATGCTGGCAAAGGTTGAGACGATTATGGGTGTAGATATGCCGATGCTCTATTTAGCAAATGAGCTATCTCCTATCGTCGGTATGTTCATGTCGATCATCTTGTTAGGGATGATTTATAACACCGCAGTCGGAATGCTTTATGCTTTTTCTGCCCGTATCGTCAAACCTCAGCATGACAAATTCAAAATGTTTGTGGCTTTATTTGGTACTACCGCTTTTGCAGCAAGCTTTATTGGCTTTATTACATTAGTTGGAACCGTATATCCGCTAATGGGATATCTTGGATTTACCCTCATTGCGGCAATTGTCATCGCTTGGATAAAAGAAATACAGAACAAAAGAAAATCGCCTGTTGGAATCAATGGATCATCACGTTTTTAA
- a CDS encoding putative GNAT superfamily acetyltransferase (product_source=COG3375; cog=COG3375; pfam=PF00583; superfamily=55729), with translation MSTALEIRVLKSHSDLQMVQNLEKQVWEMDPLPLHQTITAAQNGGLLLGAFIDNEMVGFSYSFPGFQHGKSYLCSHMLGIHPDHQEKGIGAKLKKAQKEIARDMGYDLIVWTFDPLETRNAYLNLSKLHAICSTYIENCYGEMEDNLNYGLPSDRFKVEWWINSPHVIDHHGVNIEEEPFKLPWKTTIDQLPILDDVEDEIENISDQQKPVLVPVPANFQHLKRENYSLAMEWRLKTRKVFQALFQKGYAAVFLRKSDDEPVHYYLLMQRIHVNI, from the coding sequence ATGAGTACAGCACTAGAAATCCGCGTATTAAAAAGCCATTCCGATTTACAAATGGTTCAAAATCTTGAAAAGCAAGTATGGGAAATGGATCCACTACCACTTCATCAAACGATCACGGCTGCGCAAAATGGCGGGCTATTACTAGGTGCTTTTATCGATAACGAAATGGTCGGATTTAGCTACAGCTTTCCTGGTTTTCAGCATGGCAAAAGCTATTTATGCTCGCACATGCTTGGCATCCATCCGGACCATCAAGAAAAAGGAATTGGAGCAAAGCTAAAAAAAGCACAAAAAGAGATTGCCCGTGACATGGGATATGACTTAATCGTGTGGACATTTGATCCGCTCGAAACTCGAAATGCTTACTTAAATCTTTCGAAATTGCATGCGATTTGCTCGACGTATATAGAAAATTGCTACGGGGAAATGGAAGACAATTTGAATTACGGTCTTCCTTCTGATCGCTTTAAAGTAGAATGGTGGATCAACAGTCCACATGTGATCGATCATCATGGTGTGAATATAGAGGAAGAACCATTCAAGCTTCCGTGGAAGACCACGATTGATCAGTTACCGATTTTAGACGATGTGGAAGATGAGATTGAAAATATTTCCGATCAACAAAAACCGGTACTCGTTCCTGTTCCAGCAAATTTTCAACATTTAAAACGGGAAAATTATTCCTTGGCGATGGAGTGGCGCTTAAAGACGAGAAAAGTGTTCCAAGCATTGTTTCAAAAAGGATATGCTGCTGTATTTTTAAGGAAAAGTGACGATGAACCGGTTCATTATTATTTATTGATGCAAAGAATACATGTCAACATTTGA
- a CDS encoding amidohydrolase (product_source=KO:K14665; cath_funfam=3.40.630.10; cog=COG1473; ko=KO:K14665; pfam=PF01546,PF07687; superfamily=53187; tigrfam=TIGR01891) gives MKKFIEELKPTIDSIFAYFHQHPEISWQEYKTTAYIQHFLQERGFHVQTFSDCPGLVSEIGTGDFCIALRTDMDALWQEVDGKFCANHSCGHDAHMTMVLGVMLLFQKLNVSSSAKLKFIFQPAEEKGTGALKMMEKKVLDDVDFLYGVHLRPIQELKDGEAAPAIYHGAAKFIKGEIVGEDAHGARPHLGQNAIEIGASFIYEMKNIHLDPMIPYTAKMTSFHAGGESGNIIPGKATFSLDLRAQTNEVMNELTKKIEAIANALAKLYGVTITLETKANVAAAKVHPQAQRLMEQAIIDTIGEQRLKPPIVTTGGEDFHFYTLKKPHIKATMLGLGSDLKPGLHHPKMTFNHKAIYTGIEILTKTFLNTIKAYELGEIS, from the coding sequence GTGAAAAAATTCATTGAAGAACTGAAGCCGACGATTGATTCCATCTTTGCATATTTCCATCAGCATCCGGAAATTAGCTGGCAGGAATATAAGACTACAGCATATATTCAACATTTTTTACAGGAACGGGGTTTTCATGTACAAACCTTTTCTGATTGTCCTGGATTAGTTTCGGAGATTGGAACAGGTGATTTTTGTATCGCATTACGGACAGATATGGATGCTTTATGGCAGGAGGTTGATGGAAAGTTTTGTGCAAATCACTCCTGCGGTCATGACGCTCATATGACAATGGTTCTTGGCGTAATGCTTCTTTTTCAAAAACTAAATGTCTCATCATCTGCTAAACTAAAATTTATTTTTCAGCCAGCAGAGGAAAAAGGGACGGGCGCCCTCAAAATGATGGAGAAAAAAGTATTAGATGATGTTGATTTTTTATACGGTGTCCATCTTAGACCTATTCAAGAATTGAAAGACGGTGAGGCCGCTCCTGCGATATACCATGGAGCCGCTAAATTTATTAAAGGTGAAATTGTTGGCGAGGATGCCCATGGCGCAAGACCCCACCTGGGACAAAACGCCATTGAAATCGGTGCTTCCTTCATTTACGAAATGAAAAACATTCATTTAGACCCGATGATTCCATATACAGCGAAAATGACCAGCTTCCATGCTGGCGGTGAATCGGGAAACATTATTCCAGGGAAAGCAACGTTTAGTTTAGATTTACGAGCCCAAACAAATGAAGTGATGAATGAGCTAACGAAGAAAATTGAAGCCATCGCCAATGCTCTTGCCAAACTTTATGGAGTTACAATCACGTTAGAGACGAAAGCAAATGTTGCGGCAGCAAAGGTTCATCCACAAGCACAGCGTTTGATGGAACAAGCGATTATTGACACAATTGGTGAACAGCGCTTAAAACCTCCTATTGTCACAACGGGAGGAGAGGATTTTCATTTTTATACATTGAAAAAACCACACATCAAAGCAACGATGTTAGGTCTAGGCTCTGACTTAAAGCCAGGACTGCATCACCCGAAAATGACCTTTAATCATAAGGCAATATACACTGGTATCGAGATTTTAACGAAAACATTCTTAAACACCATCAAAGCATATGAATTGGGTGAGATATCATGA
- a CDS encoding DNA-binding MurR/RpiR family transcriptional regulator (product_source=COG1737; cath_funfam=1.10.10.10,3.40.50.10490; cog=COG1737; pfam=PF01380,PF01418; superfamily=46689,53697): MNLTDIIQKEYKNLSKGQQKVAKYLLEIPRDFAVKSAKEIGDNVGVSETTVIRFCYSIKLSGFSELQKMVRKQLLDRKSSLEQYFSSKLELAEQPHFYAKVMEQDLRHIQETIHHIQEKDFNNAVDQLVKSNKVYISGLRTSFSAASWLAFTLGLIRGNVQLLRPDTDDLLLSISEMDESSTLIAISFHRYLMETIKVAQLAKEQGVYVIGITDSPLAPIHEYSDVIFQIFSSEKSTIDSAPALFSFLNALVAGVSIKDKERFEKRKEQYDQLNGDFFFVRDGG; the protein is encoded by the coding sequence ATGAATTTAACAGATATTATTCAAAAGGAGTATAAAAATCTTTCAAAGGGGCAGCAAAAGGTTGCGAAATATTTATTAGAAATTCCAAGAGATTTTGCAGTTAAATCAGCAAAAGAAATTGGCGACAACGTCGGAGTCAGTGAAACGACAGTCATTCGCTTTTGCTATTCGATTAAATTATCTGGTTTTTCTGAGCTGCAAAAAATGGTTCGCAAACAGCTGCTTGATCGGAAAAGCAGTCTTGAGCAATATTTTTCTAGCAAACTGGAATTAGCGGAGCAGCCCCATTTTTATGCAAAAGTGATGGAACAAGATTTGAGACATATTCAAGAAACGATCCATCATATTCAAGAGAAAGATTTCAACAACGCTGTGGATCAATTAGTAAAATCGAATAAAGTCTATATTTCTGGATTGCGTACTTCTTTTTCCGCTGCAAGCTGGTTAGCCTTTACGCTCGGTCTTATTCGGGGGAATGTCCAACTACTTCGTCCAGATACCGATGATTTGTTATTGTCCATCAGTGAAATGGATGAAAGCTCTACGTTAATTGCAATTTCGTTTCATCGCTACTTAATGGAAACGATTAAAGTTGCCCAATTAGCGAAAGAACAAGGAGTATATGTTATTGGAATTACCGATTCGCCATTAGCTCCAATTCATGAGTATTCCGATGTGATATTTCAAATTTTTTCATCTGAAAAATCGACGATTGATTCTGCTCCAGCGTTGTTTTCCTTTTTAAACGCGCTTGTAGCAGGTGTTTCCATTAAGGATAAGGAGCGATTTGAAAAGAGAAAGGAGCAATATGATCAATTAAATGGAGATTTCTTTTTTGTTCGTGATGGAGGTTGA
- a CDS encoding O-succinylbenzoate synthase (product_source=KO:K02549; cath_funfam=3.20.20.120,3.30.390.10; cog=COG4948; ko=KO:K02549; pfam=PF02746,PF13378; smart=SM00922; superfamily=51604,54826; tigrfam=TIGR01928) encodes MKVKQVILRHIKMRLKFVFTTSFGSFLDKEFLLLEAKDENGLSGWGESVAFHSPWYNEETIKTNWHILEDFLIPSVLNREIEHPDEISQIFSNIRKNNMAKSTIEGAVWDLYAKQKGVSLANALGGTKKEIEVGISIGIQKNVDELLHLIEKYVKDGYKRIKVKIKPGWDVEVMREIRKHFPNVPLMADANSAYRLDDVDRLKALDEFDLMMIEQPLASDDIVDHAKLQKQILTPVCLDESIHSYEDARKAIELGSLKIINIKIGRVGGLTEAKRIHDLCEKHNIPVWCGGMLESGIGRAHNIALTTLSNFVLPGDTAASSRYWEKDVITPEVTVHHGVITVPDKPGIGYEPNLEVIQQLTINEKSFSS; translated from the coding sequence ATGAAAGTCAAACAAGTGATCTTACGTCATATCAAAATGAGATTGAAATTTGTTTTTACAACAAGCTTTGGCTCCTTTTTAGATAAAGAGTTTCTTTTACTTGAAGCAAAGGATGAAAATGGATTGAGCGGCTGGGGAGAGTCTGTAGCATTCCATTCTCCTTGGTACAATGAGGAAACGATAAAAACGAATTGGCACATATTAGAAGATTTTCTCATTCCAAGTGTTCTAAATAGAGAGATTGAACATCCTGATGAAATATCGCAGATCTTTTCCAACATTCGTAAAAATAATATGGCCAAATCGACGATTGAAGGAGCTGTTTGGGATTTATATGCGAAACAAAAAGGGGTATCCCTTGCCAATGCTTTAGGTGGAACGAAAAAGGAAATAGAAGTCGGGATTAGCATTGGCATTCAAAAAAATGTTGATGAGCTTCTTCATCTAATTGAGAAATATGTCAAGGATGGATATAAGAGAATCAAAGTGAAAATTAAGCCGGGATGGGATGTTGAAGTCATGCGGGAAATCCGTAAGCATTTTCCGAACGTTCCATTAATGGCTGACGCTAATTCGGCTTACCGGCTTGATGATGTAGACCGATTAAAGGCGCTAGATGAATTTGATCTTATGATGATTGAGCAGCCGCTTGCATCGGATGATATTGTCGACCATGCGAAGCTGCAAAAACAAATATTAACGCCAGTCTGTCTTGATGAGAGCATTCATTCTTATGAAGATGCTAGAAAAGCGATTGAACTAGGAAGCTTGAAAATTATTAATATTAAAATAGGACGTGTCGGTGGCTTAACAGAAGCAAAACGAATTCACGATTTATGCGAGAAGCACAATATACCTGTTTGGTGCGGAGGAATGCTTGAGTCTGGAATTGGAAGGGCGCATAATATTGCGTTAACAACTTTATCGAACTTTGTGCTGCCAGGTGATACCGCAGCATCTAGCCGTTATTGGGAAAAAGATGTGATTACCCCTGAGGTCACAGTTCATCATGGCGTGATTACGGTTCCTGACAAACCGGGAATTGGATATGAGCCGAATCTTGAGGTGATTCAACAATTGACTATTAATGAGAAATCTTTTTCATCCTAA